The Pontibacillus halophilus JSM 076056 = DSM 19796 genome includes a region encoding these proteins:
- a CDS encoding deoxynucleoside kinase, producing the protein MSQRNRYGIPHDAVITIAGTVGVGKSTMTNALANALNFRTSLEKVDTNPYLDKFYNDFERWSFHLQVYFLAERFKEQKKIFEYGGGFIQDRSIYEDTGIFAKMHYEKGTMNKVDYDTYKSLFDAMVMTPYFPHPDLLIYLEGSFDDVVGRIKERGRPMEQQTPVEYWEEMFNRYENWIDNFNSCPVLRLNIADYDILNDESSIEPILEKIGHFIQQSRKWRSSYRP; encoded by the coding sequence ATGAGCCAACGTAACCGCTATGGCATCCCTCACGACGCCGTCATTACAATTGCCGGTACAGTAGGGGTCGGTAAGTCAACCATGACGAACGCATTAGCGAATGCCCTAAATTTCCGTACCTCCTTAGAGAAGGTGGATACGAACCCATATCTAGATAAATTCTACAACGACTTTGAACGCTGGAGCTTCCATCTCCAGGTCTATTTCTTGGCTGAACGTTTCAAAGAGCAGAAGAAAATCTTTGAATATGGTGGCGGTTTTATTCAAGACCGTTCCATTTATGAGGACACAGGCATCTTTGCAAAGATGCACTATGAGAAAGGCACGATGAACAAGGTTGATTACGATACGTATAAGAGCTTGTTCGATGCAATGGTTATGACACCCTATTTCCCTCATCCTGACCTGCTCATTTATCTAGAAGGTTCCTTTGACGATGTTGTAGGCCGCATTAAAGAGCGTGGTCGCCCGATGGAGCAACAAACGCCAGTAGAGTATTGGGAAGAGATGTTCAACCGATATGAGAATTGGATTGATAATTTCAACTCTTGCCCCGTCCTTCGATTAAATATTGCGGATTACGATATCCTAAACGATGAAAGCTCCATTGAACCGATCTTAGAGAAGATTGGACACTTCATTCAGCAATCACGTAAATGGCGTTCTAGTTATCGCCCATAA
- a CDS encoding deoxynucleoside kinase, giving the protein MGQTPFIAVEGPIGVGKTSLAKKLASHFQYTLLKEIVEENPFLGKFYDDIEEWSFQTEMFFLCNRYKQLGDIEKKFLSQSEAVVSDYHISKNLIFAERTLQKQEYAKYVQIYNILTQDMPRPNMIVYLDASLDTLLERIKKRGREMEQNIQASYLEQLSSDYELFMNKFERDHPDIPVVRFNGDDLDFVNHQEDLDYMIETIQNHFNKGEVIR; this is encoded by the coding sequence ATGGGACAAACGCCCTTTATCGCTGTAGAAGGACCCATTGGCGTAGGTAAGACATCCTTAGCAAAAAAGCTTGCCTCCCATTTTCAATATACGTTATTGAAAGAGATTGTAGAGGAAAATCCTTTTTTAGGGAAGTTTTATGATGATATTGAAGAATGGAGTTTCCAGACGGAAATGTTCTTCTTATGTAATCGATACAAACAGCTAGGTGACATTGAAAAAAAGTTTCTAAGTCAGTCTGAGGCTGTCGTGTCCGATTACCATATTTCTAAAAACCTAATCTTTGCGGAGCGTACACTTCAAAAGCAAGAGTACGCAAAATACGTTCAAATTTATAATATTTTAACTCAAGACATGCCTCGTCCGAACATGATTGTATATCTTGATGCGAGCCTCGACACGTTACTTGAGCGTATTAAGAAACGGGGACGTGAAATGGAGCAGAACATTCAAGCTTCTTACTTGGAGCAGCTCTCAAGTGATTATGAGTTATTTATGAATAAGTTTGAACGCGACCATCCAGACATTCCAGTTGTGCGCTTTAACGGGGATGATTTAGACTTTGTCAACCATCAAGAAGATTTGGACTATATGATTGAAACGATACAAAACCATTTTAACAAAGGGGAAGTTATTCGATGA
- the serS gene encoding serine--tRNA ligase, with translation MLDMKYLRNHFDEVKGKLQHRGEDLSDLNIFGELDTRRRELISETEELKAKRNEVSKQISELKKAKQDADHLITEMREVGDRVKELDQELRNVEEQLETLMMSIPNIPHESVPIGEDEDDNVLAREWGTIPQLNFEAKPHWELSEGLGILDFERASKVTGSRFVFYKGLGARLERALMSFMMDLHAEEHGYEEMLPPYMVNSQSLTGTGQLPKFEEDAFKVEDWGYYMVPTAEVPVTNYHREEILSGDALPQKYVAFSASFRSEAGSAGRDTRGLIRQHQFNKVELVQFVKPEDSYDVLEELTGHAEKVLQLLELPYRVMSMCTGDLGFTAAKKYDIEVWLPSYNTYREISSCSNFEDFQARRSGIRFRRSQNDKPEFVHTLNGSGLAIGRTVAAILENYQQEDGSVIVPEVLRPYMGGKEVIQ, from the coding sequence GTGAGTTAATCTCCGAAACAGAAGAGCTAAAGGCAAAACGAAACGAAGTCTCTAAGCAAATTTCTGAATTGAAGAAAGCAAAACAAGATGCGGACCACCTCATTACAGAGATGAGAGAAGTGGGCGACCGAGTTAAGGAATTAGACCAAGAACTACGTAATGTTGAAGAGCAGCTAGAGACGCTCATGATGTCGATTCCTAACATTCCACATGAGAGCGTTCCAATTGGAGAAGACGAAGACGATAATGTCTTGGCAAGAGAATGGGGAACAATTCCTCAATTGAACTTTGAAGCAAAGCCTCATTGGGAACTGTCAGAAGGGCTAGGCATTTTAGACTTTGAGCGCGCATCTAAAGTAACAGGAAGCCGTTTCGTGTTCTATAAGGGTCTTGGTGCTCGCCTTGAGCGCGCTTTAATGAGCTTCATGATGGACCTTCATGCAGAGGAGCATGGTTACGAAGAAATGCTTCCTCCATATATGGTGAACAGCCAAAGCTTAACAGGTACAGGACAGCTACCGAAATTTGAAGAAGATGCCTTTAAAGTAGAGGATTGGGGCTATTATATGGTGCCAACAGCGGAAGTACCTGTCACGAACTATCACCGCGAAGAGATTCTAAGTGGGGATGCGCTACCTCAGAAATACGTAGCCTTCAGTGCTAGCTTCCGTTCTGAAGCGGGGTCTGCCGGACGTGACACACGCGGCTTGATTCGCCAACACCAATTTAACAAAGTAGAGCTTGTTCAGTTCGTGAAGCCTGAAGATTCTTATGACGTACTTGAGGAATTGACGGGACACGCTGAGAAGGTGTTGCAACTGTTAGAGCTCCCTTATCGTGTAATGAGCATGTGTACTGGGGATTTAGGATTTACCGCTGCCAAGAAATATGACATCGAAGTTTGGCTACCAAGCTATAACACATATCGTGAGATTAGCTCTTGTTCAAACTTTGAAGACTTCCAGGCGCGTCGTTCTGGAATTCGATTCCGTCGTAGTCAGAATGATAAGCCAGAGTTTGTGCATACGTTAAATGGATCTGGACTTGCTATAGGTCGTACTGTTGCTGCTATCTTAGAGAACTACCAGCAAGAAGATGGCTCTGTCATCGTACCAGAAGTACTTCGTCCGTACATGGGTGGTAAAGAAGTCATTCAATAA